The genome window TGCGACGATCGAAGTTTGTTTGTTTATTGCCGTTAGTCGCTTTCCGACTCTGGTTAATGGGTTTTTGTTTATCTCGTTATTGGCATTATTGTCTAAGTTTCTCGGAAAGGAAAGGGGATGCTGATTTATTTTTGGGTTTAATTGAGCTTATGGTAAACCATGAAAGATTATTTTTCTGATAAATTAGCTTTATTAACTTTTAGTCTTTTAAAACGATTTTTTGATTACTTTGTTTACTTATTTATAAAAATGTGGTACAATAAACAAATAATGACTATCCTGGAAAATTTTCCCTGAAAAACAGTAGTAAAAATGAAGTTATGATTAGGATTAACTTGATTGACGAAAGTGACAGGCTGGTCAAAAAAATGCTCAAAACTGAGTTAGGGTAGTTAATTTGTCGCTTAAATAGATCGTGCGGGCAATCCTGTGGAGCGATCGCTCCTGAGATTTTGGCAGTTTATAAAGAATGGTTAATTTTTCTCGTTCAGTGATCCAAAAGCGGTTTCAGTAGAGTTGGAATAGACTAAGCGCGATCGCGCTACTCTACGAAGAAAATTCTCTGAAAAAACTGATATGAGCAGATCCCCAAACTCTGGAACGACTATCTTGCTATACATTTTAGGCATTGGTTTAGTCATCACTGCCATTTTGGTAGTCTTGAAAGGAACAGGCATTCTTGAGTGGATTCCCCCTTATGCAATCTGGGCTACAGCTTTATTTTCCATCGGTGCAGGCATTCTCTACGGAATTAATAGCTATCGTCGATGAAAAGAAATTTGTTTGACTACTATTGAGGTTAAATTTGTGAGTTCATCTCCCCGTCGCGACTCAGAATTGATTGCTTACGTCTTTTGGACTGTACTAACGATTACAATCCTTGTCTATATTCTCAGAGGATTTGGCGTTCTCACTTTCATCCCTGGAGGAATTATCTACTTCCTAATTTTGCTGTCCCTAATTACTGGAATCTGGTTTGGAGTAGAGAAAACCAAGCGTTTTTAAACAGTGAACAGTTACCAGTGAACAGTGAAAACCCCAATTCCTAATTCCCTCTTAGGGGCGATTAAAGGTCAGGTTAAGATTTATTACCGTTCTAGAGGCAGAGAAAAAATGCCTACGGAGGGTAAATTAAATATGGCTGAAGATTATCGCGCAGAAAGAACAGTATCTGCGGTATTTAAAGAAGAAAAACAGATAGATAATGTTGTTCGTCGCTTGCTAGATCGCAACATTCCCCAAGACCACATTTCCGTAATGGGGAAAAACTTTACTTCAAAAACGCGGATTTCCGGTTTTATCTCCAAGAAAGACGTAATTTTAGGCGGATTGCGAACGGGAGGGCTGTTTGGTTCCTTATTCGGTTCCGTACTGGCATTATTAACAGGAGTAGGAGCCTTGTGGATTCCCTTTGTGGGTTGGGTTGTTGCAGGAGGTCCAATTGGTGCAGTATTATTAGGGGCGGCTGGTGGCGCGATCGCTGGTGGTGCTGGGGCTGGTTTAGCTTCTGCTTTAGCAACTTTGGGAATGTCTAAGGACAAGGCAGCAGTTTATCAAACCCGTCTCGAAGCTGGAGAATTTCTCGTCATGGCAGAAGTTCCGGCTGGTAAATCAGGGGAAATTACTATGCTGATGGAAAGTGCTGGTGGGGAAGAAGTGTATACCAGTGAAATGACTTTACCACGTCCTTGTCCGGGAACTTGTAACTCTCCAGAAGACTTATCGCCCGAAGTGCGATCGCATCTCTCTTCCGAAGCACAACAAACCTTTATTGAACGCTATAACCAAGTTTTCCAGCAATCTCAAGACTCAATGGAAGCCGAACAAGCTGCATGGGAAACAATTTACCAGCAGTATGCAGAAGATGAAAATGGCATTTGGTCGAAGCAAAAAGTCACTGCTTAAAGACAAGGAACAATTTTGAGTAAAGAGACGTGAGATTTCACGTCTCTTTTGTTTTTTTTAGAGAAAAATTAGTATTGCCAAGGCAAAATCAGCTTACTTTCTACTAGCAGTTGACTGTCCTGGAGAGCCTTTGACAACCTGTTGATTTACCTGCGGTTCGTATAACTGCAAATAATTCCAGTAATTACCAAAAACTTGTTTAACGTAGTTTTTCGTCTCATAAAAAGGGATGCTTTCCACAAATTCGTCAAAATCTATTTCATCTTGATTGTCAAGCCATCTTCCCAGATTACCCTGACCAGCATTGTAACTGGCAACAGCGAGTAAAGAGTTATTTTGATAAGGACGATGAATTTCTTTCAAAAACCAAGTTCCCAGCTTGATACTATCTTGAGGATTTGTCAGAGAATATTTTTCTACCTGCAAATTTTTAGCTGCCCAATCCGCCGTACTAGGAAGCATTTGCATTAAACCCACTGCCCCAGCAGTAGATTTGATATCCTCTTCAAAGCGAGATTCTTGTCTCATAATCGAAATGACAAGTAAAGGATTAATATTACGTTGTTGAGCGAAACTGGTAATTTCTTCTTGATAGGGAAAGGGATAAAGAGCTTGCCAGTAAACAAGTTGTCTGCTTAACTTTTCATATTCAGCTTTTTCTTCTGGTTTCTCACGATCTTCTAAAGAAGCTAT of Oscillatoria salina IIICB1 contains these proteins:
- a CDS encoding ChaB family protein, with product MKTPIPNSLLGAIKGQVKIYYRSRGREKMPTEGKLNMAEDYRAERTVSAVFKEEKQIDNVVRRLLDRNIPQDHISVMGKNFTSKTRISGFISKKDVILGGLRTGGLFGSLFGSVLALLTGVGALWIPFVGWVVAGGPIGAVLLGAAGGAIAGGAGAGLASALATLGMSKDKAAVYQTRLEAGEFLVMAEVPAGKSGEITMLMESAGGEEVYTSEMTLPRPCPGTCNSPEDLSPEVRSHLSSEAQQTFIERYNQVFQQSQDSMEAEQAAWETIYQQYAEDENGIWSKQKVTA